The following DNA comes from Ammospiza caudacuta isolate bAmmCau1 chromosome 15, bAmmCau1.pri, whole genome shotgun sequence.
ATCACAGAACGGCTTGGTGACATCTCCAGGTGGGCAGGGGAAAGTCAAGTCAGAACATGTGGGGAGCCTTTCATGACAGCTGATGGAGACAGTGATGTCCTGGACCAGCAGAATTACACCCACCAGAGCAGTGTGTGCCAGGAGCTTGCAGGAATAAAGCCTTGCATGAGTAAAAAGGCCTGACTATGGGACAAGGAATTTGCAGGGTCTTATCTTGGTTAAGCCACTGAATCATGACTTGAGATGCAAAACTTCCTGTGCTACAAATCAGTGCAGCCAGAAAATGGAGAGTACACGAAGGGAAAATTTCctggaaaaatgaataaaaaactTGATAGAGGTGTTGCCCAGCACCATATCAAGCAGAGCACTCAGGAGCTGTCTGTTTCGTTGTCACTGGTGAGGAGATGTGTCCCAGTTCAGGCAGGCTCCCTCCAGAATGGCTCACCCGGACTTTCTGCCACAGGCATCCCAGAGGATTTCCAACCAGCTGCACGGAACCATTGCCCTGGTGAGAGCTGGCTCCAGACCCTGCCTCCTGGAAAGGAgtccctcagaggcagcagtgtCTCCCCCAGCCAGGAAAGCTCCTCTCCCTCCAGAAcgagagcacagccccagcctggaggcGTGAGTACCTGGGAGCCATGGGCTGACCCGCTGCAGCACCCTCAGTGCCAGCATTCACTGtgcctgccctcctccctccccaaacTTCCCCCACAGCCTCGGGAAGGGGGGGATATCCCAGTTTGCAGCAGTGAAAAATGACTGGAATCCAGCCCAACGAGGTCAGGCTCTCGTTATTCCAGCTCCTCAGACAGACCCACAAAGTGAACCAGGTGTCCCCACATCCAGGCAGGACTGTCCCAGGCAGGCAGCaattcctgctcctcccccttATCTATTCTAATGGGCtttcctgcagggctcagcactTCCCAGGCTTATCCTCCCCATGATTTCAGGagcacagagcaaggccagGGAGTTCACCTGCAGACAGAGAGTTTCCCAGAGTGTGAGTAGCTCTGCAGAGCACGCCTGGGAACAGCTTGCACTCATGGAAGCTGCCAAataaccagcagcagcagggactgggTATGCAGGGCAGGTTCCTGCACTGCCCCAACCTTCCTAGGATAGATGTAAGAGTTTCCCATTGAGTGGGATTAGGGGAGGGTgggctgtccctctgtcctgggGGTCTTCAGGCACTAAGAAAGCCCAGGGGGTTAGTAAGGATGTTGCTGGCTGTACGACTTTATTCAAAAAGTGACTtctcagcagcagtgctgatgtGAGAGGTCACTTACCTTACCCTAACACAACCCCCTGCCTTGAGCTGCCATGGCCTGGGGACGGGGAATTGCTGCTGGATGGTGAGATGGGAATGGCTTCCCATGCTGTGTGGGATGGGAATGGCTTCCTACTGCTGGCTGCCTGATGCCCCTGGCCACCAGGaccctcctccccagcacagaccccaaacacaaacatgGTGTACTGACCAAGAGCTGCAACAGGGCATGGAAAGAGCAGGAGAGACCACAcacatccctgcacagctgggaaacCACAGGAAAGCTCTGGTGCTAATGTGTAGGGGTTTTTCCTGACATGATctgtaatgtaattttttttccacccttttTTTAGTTATTTAACAGCGAGCAACCCAGACTCCCCCAAGGTTGCTCCGTCCTACGAAAACCTGAAACTGAGTGCCCggagagagcagctgtgcctgctgcacaAGCACCTGTCCCTGCACCAGCTGGGGCTGGCGGGTCCCTGCGCCCCGGGCGAGCGGGACAGCGGCACCTTCCCCATGCACCCGCTCAGGAGCAAGGCTGCCGAGGGCAGGACACGCTGCCGGGACACCTGGGACgagcaggcagccctgctgaAGCTCCCTGCCACCATGGTGTACGTGAGGgaccagcagctggaggagaagctgcagctgctgaagcagcgggagcggctgcagcatctcctgctgcgGCAGTGCCAGCCGGGCCAGCGGGCACACGGTGACACCGAGACACGGCCGGGCCAGCGGGCACACGGTGACACCGAGACACGGCCGCTGTCCCCGTGGCTGGGCATGGCCGTGGGCTGCAAGGAGGAGAGGGTGTTCCTGGAGGATGCTGCGGACGGGAAGGAAGAGGGGTGAGGATTGTTGTTTGATGTCGGCAGAGGGGGGTTATTTACAGACACAAACGAGACGGGGCTACTATAGAAAGTGTCTcgagctgtttatttttcagcatcagtctcattacatggttatgatAATGGGAAGATGCTAGCAGCTCACaatccaggcagcaggccagaaaacttaatgttacaacatactttataagcttcttgaccaatcacacaaagcaaaagcacattgacagtagttctatccaatcaccataagcacaggtacctttggttaaaacaatgcttacTTATTTCAAATACGATACCCACTCGTAAGCCTCAACGCACTGAGCTCCATTCTTAAGCTTTACCCTTCCTAATgtcttgctagataaactttctgcagcttagagagctattcagacaagcattaatacacaggctATTGTTCTATTTGCCCTTGTTTTtcctacagtttaaataatttttctgctgacctacCTCATGACTGTTGCTTTAGCTCTACTCACAATTCTTGCGGtatctgaggcctgccttttgcagctttcccaaaaccctctaattttatggattcccacatTGTTTACTCTGTTTGTGGTGTTGGAGCTCATGTGAGGATTGTCTCGGGGGGCGATTCGGGCTCTTTAGTGGAAGGGTCAGGAAGTGGTTTAGTTAAAACTTTGGCAGTTGGAGATGAGGGTTTGAATCCTTTCTTCCTGAGGTAGGATGGTGGGGTAACTCTACAAGGGGGTTTAGTCTTCAATCTTTGGCTTACAAGACCAATGTTTTTATCAATTATCAGAGCTAATCAGTTTGAGCAGTTTGTTCTCCAGGCAGCTGTGGCGGGGCAGGGAGCGCCCCGAGCCGCGAGCCAGGGGGAAGGAGGCGAGGGACGAGGATGGGGACGCCCCGCTGGACCTGTCCGACCCCAGGCACAGACAGACGGACGGCAGCCCGAGGGacagccccggggacagcccggccgtgcccgcagggggacacagggcacagcGGGACCGCCTGCGCTGCCCCTACCGCTGGGCACTGCCCGCGGCTgccaaggaggaggaggaggaggaggaggaagatgcaGCTGTGGTGAGTACAGCTCTTGCTGGCatcccctgcactgctgctgggaccactgtgagcagcactgtgGGAGGATGGGTTTGGTGTGTGTGAAGCCAGTTTGCACATGGCAGAGCCGTGGTTGCTCAGCCCTGGCTTCACTCCACACCTTCCTCCAGTGCCCATCCAGGGTTCCATCCATGCCCAAGGGCAGGCAGtggctgtgccccctcccacaggctgctgcagggggtgCTGGGCTCCCTGCAAACACACTACAGAAACAGGAGCATCTCTGTGATGCTCGTCCCTGTGGGTGTCACTGTCATCAActgagggctggggacagtCCTCTCCTGCCTGGTGACAGCGGTgtttgtgtccctgtgtcccacagctgAGGCTTTCACGGGCATATCTGACAAACAGCTCCACCCCAAGTGACCCAGAGGCCCCTCCTGAGGCCGGGCTGAGGCGGGATGTCAGCGCACAGAAGGGAGATGCAGGTAAGAAGCCCCAGGCAAATGTGACATTTGAGAAGGCAGGAGTGAAAGGTGAAGGcatttcccagcccagagctctctgctgggctctgcacacGCCTGCAATCCCACCCTCCAGGCACCAagtgctcccagctcctctgggcctTTGGGGAAATTCAGGTTTCACATTTCTGTCCTTGAGAGCTCAATTTTCTACCCTAGAAAAGTCCAAAATTCAGGCTCAGTATAAATGGGGAGAAAGTAATCCTGTTTTTTCTGGAGAAAGGCCCAGTGTCTGTGTCCAACACCCCTGGGGTGTCCTTGGACACTCAGCAGAGCATCTACATGGAATTCTCCAGGAGCTGAGGAGTCAGCATTGGAAAAATGCTCTTAGAAAAACCCACTCCAGAATGAGCAGGAATAGGAAAATGTTGCTCCAGCGGAAAACCCATTCCACAATGAGCAGCAACAGGACAAAGTTGCTGCTCCAGCATTTCCCACTCCTCTCAGGGAAGAAGCAGCTCAGAATGCCCCAGAAGAGATGGGGAAAATGCAAGAAGTTTGCAGGACTAGCACTGGAAAACCAcccctgtctgtccccttgCTCCAAATCGTGTCCTGTGATGACAGCACAGagggctgagcacagagccagggatgCTGGAACCTGCAGCAGGCAGATCAGGatggtttccttccttcctttgccCCACCCTCCACAAGAGCCCTCCCAGGGCTCTCTCCCACCTGACCCCCAGGGCCACAGGTGCCAGGTCTGTCCAGGCAGGTGGGAGGCAGCAGCCATGGGGATCAGGGTGGGAAGCACGTCTGCTGCTCAGTACCAGCCTTACTGGCTCGGCCAGAAAGTTGAGCTCGCCTGGATTAGTTGGTCTGGGCGTGTCCGAGTGGTTTGGGAACATTCTCCAGAGCAGGATTTTTCACagtggagagagaaaaaaaaaaaaaaaaaagagtcctGTGTGATTTACATGCTAAGGAGATATCATCATAGCAGAAGAATTTCAGCTGATTACATTCTGGGTGTGGGAATACAGGACTTTCTTCAGTTCTCACCTTAAGGTTGACACAAAGCCCGGGAAACAATACACAAATACTTCTGCACTTTCTAGTGAACCTTAACCTGCAGGAGGATAAGGTGAGGATGGGATCAGGCTACAGGGAATCCAGGAGTGCCTGGAAGCAGCATCACCTGCTCTCCCacctctgcagggccagcaggagggggctgccctgctgagctctaTCCTGGCTAGAGCTGGGTGTGATGAGCAATAAGAATTGAGCTTTGGGGTGCCCCTGCCCCTCAGAACGGGGCACAGCCCTTTGTGCCCACCATGGCCAGCTGaggtgtgtcactgtgtgtgcaGACAGGGTgatgccaccaccaccagccCCTGAGATGAGTGTGAGCAGAGTGGGGTGTGTGCAGGCACATGtctggggctgtgcagccccaggggctgtgcacaCTGAAATGCTTTTCCTGGGCAGCATCTCCcctgcctttccttcctctgctcctcagcacaCATTCCCTGCCAAGGCTGCTGACTGAACCAGCAGCAAATGTGGGATTGTCCCTTTTGGCTTCTTCACCCCAAGACGCTTCTCCCCACCGGGGGCTCAAACAGGAAAGTGCAATCTGGGGCTGAAATACCCCCCAGTTTCCCTCCTGTATGTAGCCACAGATGTTGGGACAGCTCTTGTGACCTTGGTGTAGCAAAGTCCAGTGGACACAGCtttcctgggagctgctttCCCAACAGAGTCTTGTTGGATCACTCCTAAACATTCATTCCAGGCCATGTAGCTTCCAGTGCCTCTGCTTCACACCACAGTGTATTGCTGAAGCTGCTTTCTGCCTCAGTGGCTCTGTGAGCCTGGGCCAGTGGCTCTGCATCTGCTCATGAGCTTGTCAAGCCTGCCACCAGccaaaaaatcttccttttgtGTTTCTTTAGATGACAATGATGCCGAGTCTGGGAAGCAAGAATCCGATGAGCCAGACACAACGGACAGTgaggttggttggttggtttgctTGTTTGGTTTGTTCTCAGCCATCAGCTCAGGCTGGTGGCTCCCAGAGATATCAGACAGGCTGTCCCAGAAGGTGATGGCTCTTCCTGCACCAGGTGCCAAACCTCATTCCCACCCTGTTGCACAACTTGCTGCTGAGGGGCAGAAGTGCCACTCTTTCCAGCCAGTCAAGTCTTTATGAGCACTGCATTTGTCATCACTCACAGCAATGGTCACAAAGGTCCCTGGCAAAGCCACCAGCTCCCTGGGAAAGCCAGGCTGGTTTGTAGACTGACTGTTCTTCTCCTTGGTGTAGGAGAAGTATGAAGATGAGATCCAACAAGAAGCTGAGGCTGACGGGAAATACTTTTGCACCAAAGACAAAGTTCACGTgcagcagaggaagagaaaaagaggacAAGATCCCTGGATAAAAGGTAGGGAGGAGAAGTTCCTTGGGGCATCAGCTCAAGGCTACAactcctgctgcttccagagGGACTCCTGTGAGAAATgccccaggacagggcagagcagggttCTCCTCTGAGCCGTGTTTTTGCAGCACTCATAGCTCCAggcagaggagccccagctAATGGTTAGCCAGGacagcctgggcagggtggcCAGGAGAGCACCCCAAGCACCTAAGCTAACAGAGCTTAGCCCCTTGTGTTTGCTTATCTGGTCAGGGGGATGGTGACTGGGGAAGGCCAAATTCCCAGGGGTGAGTTATTGACAGTCAGAGAAAGGTTCCTGCCAGCTCTGTTGATCTTCCAGTGTGGCTGTGGAGGTTTCCCTGCTGACAGAGGAATGTGTTGTACCCATGTTCCCTCCAGGTGAACAAGCAGAAAACTGCTCCTGATAAGGGATAAGACAGTTTGTCTGTCAGGCCTCAAAAAATGCTCTGTCAGAAAACCCTGCTGCTCACCACTCTGTCCTGGGGGCAAAACCAGCCAAGTGTTGGCCCAACCATTAATGTACAGAGGGCTGTTGCTTAAGCCTGAAGGGAGCTTTTtaccagcctggccttgagagggccctgctggctcaggggacagcagcacagctggtgaCAAGAGGGTTTGCTGTACAAAACCAAACGCTTGGAGCAATGGggagagcacagcagtgctgtgcagccccaggcaggcacACACAACCCTCTGGGACTGGATGGGAATGTCCCAAGTGAGGGGTgggtgcagctggggcagcaaTGGGGTGATGGAGGGGCATAGCAGCTCTCCCAGCATGTGGTATGAGCCATGAGCCACACTGGAACAGGGAGAAAGCCGCAGAATGCATCTTGCTGCTCTGCAATGCTTCTGCACCAGGTCAGTCCTCTGCCTGTTTCTGCTTCACATTGTTTTGTGTCCAGGATCACAACAGCCTCCTCTGGATACCCACACATCTCACATGTGAGGGgtttctctccatctttcctgtgctCAGCTTTGCTTCCTCCTGTGTTGTCCCTGTTTTGGGATGAGGCCATGCTGACTCCAGAAGTGTAAATCCATTTCTCTGTGGCTAACTCCTGCTGTCACCTGGCTGTTTACAGGATCTAAGAAGtcaatgagaggaaaaaagaaaatcaaagtgGAGCAATGCCCAGTGGGGATCACAAAGGAGCTGGAGAATTGCTCTGCTTCCCACAATGATCCCTCCAAGGACAGTTaacagcagggcaggatggaaCAGCTGCAGACCAAAggacagagctcagagccctcagAATCCCACCCATGCTGGAGAGTGAATCCTGTCATGCTGAGCCAGGCAGTGGGGAATTCATAAGGACTCGTTTGTGAGCAGAGCACCCTGAAAGTCCTCACAATGCCACAGGAGAGGCTGGGCAAGGATGACCCAAGCAGGTGacacctggagcagccaggTCACTGCTGGTGGAGCCCCGCAGTCAGTGATCTGTGCCAGAGCAGATccttccctggagctgggaagagGAGATGTCTCTTTGGAACCCTCACCCTGCACCAGAACCGTTATCCCTGGGATTTCACACTTGGAGAGCAGACCTCCAGAGCCCTCTCCTCATGAAGGATGTCCCAGTGGCTGAGGGGTGGTGACCAAACCAAACACTGCAGAGCCCCATGCACAACCTGCTTCAATTAAATCCCTACCAGGTTTCATACTCACGTGGGTATTGTCCGACCTGGGGAAAGTACACAGTTTTCTCTTCTAGTTAAATGAGGAGCAAGTACTTGGGCAGACAGGGGGATGTGTCCCtgagagggcagggagcagagcgtGGGAAGGGAGGGTTTGGGTGctccctctccccagtgtgTTCTGGAAAAGGTCAGTGTGTgacacccagctgcagctcacagcagagcaccagctcagcagctcacactgaCCTTGGCAGCATTGCTGGGGGCTATTGTTCACGTGGATAAATTGCTTTTTGTAATCTTTCTctgatgggatgagatgggaagggctgcagggagcatccctgctcacagcattgatccaggagccaggctgggctgttcCTGGCACACAGGTGGACGGAAGAGGGACAAAACAGAAACCAGCAGAAAAGTGCCAGAGCCAATTCCTGTTATATTGCACTCCCACTCCCTTTACCTGCAGTTATTTCTATTTAAACGTGAGGTTTTTTACCTGTTCACAAGAACGAAGCAAAGCACAGCCAGCCACGAGCAGCCCCCTTTGCTCATAGCATCTTCCCATCTCCACAGCCCTAAAATCCCCCTCAGAGAGCGCCGGCTGCGGGGGAGGGTCCAACACTGCCCGGGGCAGCCGCGCATCACCCAGCCGGGCGGGAGCGGGACCGGGACTGGGAACGGGAGCGGGACCGGGACTGGGAACGGGAGCGGTGTGGGCGGTGCGGACTGTGCGGGACCGGGGCAGCTGCGGGAGCGCTGCGGGAGCGGGAGCAGTGCGGGCGGTGCGGAACCGGGAATGGTGTGGAACTGGGACCGAGGGCCGTGCGGGCGATGCGGAATCGGGACCTGGGGCGGTGCGAGACCGGGAGCGGAGCCGGTGCGAACGGTCCGGGAGTGGGACCGGGAGCAGTATGGGACCGGTAACAGGGGGGGGGGTGCGGGACCGGGACGAGGAGCGGGGGCGGTACGGATGGTCCGGGAGCGGGACCGGGACGCGGTGCGCGATCGGGAGCGGGGCCGGTGCGGGACCAGGaccgggagcgggagcgggagagGTGCGGGCGGTGCAGTACCGGGAGCGGGGACGATGCGGACGGTCCGGGAGCGGTGCGGGACCGGGAGCGGGACCGGGAGCGGTGGAGGACCCGGACCAGGACCGGGAGCGGGACCGGGAGCGGGTCGGGCGGTGCGGGACCAGGACCAGGACCGGGACCAGGACCGGGAACGGGAGCGGGTGCGGGAGCGGTGCGGGACCAGGACCGGGAGCGGGACCGGGAGCGGTGCGGGCGGTGCGGGCGGTGCGGACGGAGCGGGAGCGGTGCGGGCGGTGCGGACGGAGCGGGACCAGGAGCGGTGCGGGCGGTGCGGACGGaccgggagcgggagcgggagcgggagcggggcgggcggtgCGGACGGaccgggagcgggagcggggcgggcggtgcggcgggcgggcggtgccgcctgctgggcagcgccgggccgggccggggccgctccccgAGCGCGGGGGATGCGGTTCAgcctccccagggcacagcagctctgcctccgGTGGCTGTGGAGCCGCGGGAAGGAGCGGGGACAGccggcagccccagcagcggggatggagcggggGAGTCCCGCGGGGCTGACGGAACTTCACAggagaaactgaaaaattactgaGCCAGCCGTCATCTTCCTCCTGTCCTCACGGCTTGGAAGAGCTCCTCGGAGGAtgaggaagggtctggagcGCGGATCTGCTGAGGGAAATGGGGGAGCTCATCCTGGATAAAAGGAGGCTCGGGGGGaccttttccctctctggagCTCCCTGGAAGGAGgatgcagccaggtggggcttGGTGTCTTCTCCCAGGTGACAAGACAAGAGGAAAacggcctcaagttgcaccaggggaggtttggattGGATGTTATGTAAAAAAATGTTCACTGAATGGGTcatcaggcactggaacaagctgcccagggcagtggggggGTCACCAGGGTTGCAGGGCTGATTTATCCCTGCTCGAAGCGTTCATTGGATCATGGCCATGGGAAAGGGATCGGGGCCATCACTGAtgccttcccctcagcacaACCTCTGTCCCTTCTCAGAGCAGCTTGGAGGGGTGAGCAATGACCCACTGACCACGGCGGTGAATTGGATAAatctgacttttaaaaataccacagcaaggaaaagggaaaaaagaagagaagtaGAAATACAATCCCATAAAGAGGCCTGTCAGACTGTAGGGAGGTTGCTTGGGATGGGGAGAAATGAAGGAGGGAGGGAACTTTCATGGACTATGAAATAATCACCTCCCTATGACAGTCCCTTGATAAGCAAACTATGCAGAAGTCCTGCCAAAAATAATGAAGTCCTCGGTTCCTTTTCTTCCCACAAAgattttccccctcacattgCATGACACCACCACAAAATCCTTGGTTAATTACCTTTAATTAGTGGGCTTTTCATACTTTTATCATTAGAAGTTTTCACCCATATCTTGTGCTGGGTGTGTTTGAGGGGCTGGCGAGGACACATTTCACACTTAGGGCAATCCCatatctgaaaaaaacaaaatatagcTTTGTCAGCTCTGAGCAAAGTGCTCCTCTGAGCAAGTGTTGTAGTTAAATTAAACTTTATATGCTGATCCACTTGATCCAGCCCTGGAATTCCTGTGCTCCTACCCTCCCCTGGCTTGCTGTTACCTCCCCACCATGCTACAGAAAGATGGATAATTGCTCAGGTCCATTAACTCTCAAAATTATGCTTGTCAGTCTTTTGTTCAAGTCATTCTTGACAGGTAAATGCATGTATTGATCTGGTGATATGCAGGCAGCCTCAGACTTGAATTATTCTGCTGTAAGGAAGAAATCTGAGCCCTGcaagcagctctggagctccGCAGAGGTTTCCATGTGAAGGTTCAGCCCTGCCTGAGGTGCTGTTTGCAGGAACACACATGGCAGCgttcagcacagcagccttttcatAACTCCACAGGAGTTTGGTTAATGGCTCCAAATGGCATTTGTGTACCAGACCCAGCAGTCTCTGCTTTTTGCACTGTTAATCCCTTTTGTTGCCACACTTCTGTTCAGTATGAGAAGGAGGTTTCACACAATAACCTTCAAAAATGCACTGAAATTGCCCTCAGAGTGCATGAGTTACATCccacagagcagaagggaagctgTCCCGAGAGCAGATCAGTTCTCCTGGGAGGCTGGCAGCTCACACTTGTTTTGTTCAGACACATTTCAGTTCTGAGGGCCGTGATGCAGGCAGGGCACGTGGGCCAGTgcagaggttgcccagaggaaGGAGTTGGGTTCACCCAGGTCAGGGCCTGGATTGGAAATTGCACAGAAATCTGGGAGGGAGAGGATGTCACCATTTCTGCTCACTTTTAGTCCATCAGAAACAGCAATGAGTGGTTCCTTTATTGCCTGTCAAACCAAACAATTCCAGTAACAAACCACTGCAACTCCTTTTCTTCTCAATGCTTAAGGATCTGCACATGCTGAATCAtcctcacagcacagagcaTCTCAGCTCTCAGACCCTCCAGGCCTCCCTGTGCATCAGCCTCCCACCAAACTCACCAGTAAAATGACATTTCTGTTTCTCCCTAGGCTTAATTGGTAAAATTTTTGTGAGAAGTAAATTTGTGCAAGCTGAGCCATGAGCAAAAATCTCCATCTCAAGGGGAAAAATCTCTC
Coding sequences within:
- the RBBP8NL gene encoding RBBP8 N-terminal-like protein, which translates into the protein MTTESFAEFLNKLKEIHEKEVQGLHSKVTELTTEKCRDAQRIEELFAKNHQLREQQKVLKENVKVLENRLRAGLCDRCMVTQELAKKKQNEYETSHFQSLQHIFILSNETNRLREENKTLKEELKRLQSLETKTPGVSSRESCSTPSSPLTLLSPVSRDASTEKAEPREAAAQQDVPELELSEEKPPEKLQRSSPSSRTSPGTLLQEVSLAEIASQRISNQLHGTIALVRAGSRPCLLERSPSEAAVSPPARKAPLPPEREHSPSLEAYLTASNPDSPKVAPSYENLKLSARREQLCLLHKHLSLHQLGLAGPCAPGERDSGTFPMHPLRSKAAEGRTRCRDTWDEQAALLKLPATMVYVRDQQLEEKLQLLKQRERLQHLLLRQCQPGQRAHGDTETRPGQRAHGDTETRPLSPWLGMAVGCKEERVFLEDAADGKEEGQLWRGRERPEPRARGKEARDEDGDAPLDLSDPRHRQTDGSPRDSPGDSPAVPAGGHRAQRDRLRCPYRWALPAAAKEEEEEEEEDAAVLRLSRAYLTNSSTPSDPEAPPEAGLRRDVSAQKGDADDNDAESGKQESDEPDTTDSEEKYEDEIQQEAEADGKYFCTKDKVHVQQRKRKRGQDPWIKGSKKSMRGKKKIKVEQCPVGITKELENCSASHNDPSKDS